The Ziziphus jujuba cultivar Dongzao chromosome 5, ASM3175591v1 genome segment cttaaaaacataattatcatGAATGCCTAAATGATTCAGTCCAAAACTCAATAGGAGTATAGTTCTATGTGCCATAGTGTCATATTAGATTATACCTTAAGTGTAAGCTGTCTAAGCCGTGATTCCACCCATCCCTTCCATGTAAGCAAATCAACTGCATCTGCTGCTATTATGTCCACCTGCAAATAGTTTTTATATGCCTCAAAAAAGCGATAAGGCTCAAACAGACAACTCCACTGGGCTTTGTTTAGCTCAATATCCTGTAAATCAACAGGACAAGGCATTAGTACTCAAATATAGCCAACTAAAACGGAggcaaaaagtaaaatttgtaTTCTCAAATCTCACCTCAGTAATTCTGTTAGCATGGTTAAATTGTTCCATCATGACTCGAAGAGTGCTTATTGATACATTATAACTAGAGTTCATGCAAGGGTATGCAGGAGTAATTATGGGCATATGATGAAAGCGATCTCGAGGGTTTCTACGAGGATCCCATACAGGAAACCCGAGTTCATTCTCCTCAATTGAACAGAGCATTACAGGATTTGGCCAACGCCATTGGGTATATACCCTGAAGAACCTCGAAACCAACATACTAGGAATTGCACTCGGGTAAAGCTGGCACACCCGAGCAACTAAAAGAGCCCAGTTTACACCACCAAGGAAACCAGTAACCTATATCCAAGacataaacaaatgaaaatcaAGATATAGGTGTAATGACAAGGAATAGGCAACAATCAAGTATAGAATTGATGTTCTTACATTCGAATAAACACCTCGTCTTTTGGCCCAAAACTTTAAACATCTGAGCGTGGTTCGAAAATGCTACAATTACATATAAAAGTGAAAGTCCAAATGAATAAAACATTGGAATaaacaaggataaaatataatataatatatgtatatatgatcaCCTCAACATTTGGAACCAGTTTAAGAATTTGATCTGCAACCCTGCAGCCATTAAGACTTCGAACAGTTTGCTCATCAACATCATATAGCACAGACCCATTGGCGATGTCCAGATCCTGTTGAGGAGTTAGTCAGTTCCACATCCAAAATGTTAAATTAATGAACAAAAGAACCTAAATGCCTTAAATCACAATATATCATTACCAACAGTCACATTGCAAGAGGACATAACATATCTGTCAAACTAGTTtgtcaaaatataaaatgcCTAAAACAATTGTAATAATTAGTTCAAGCTCTATGAGACTATGAAAACTTTTCAGCTTTCATAGTAGCAACTTGGGTGTGTGAACTAGATATGGAATCAAACCAAGCCAAGTAAAAttcatatctaaaaaaaaaataaagatgcaTTATCATCTTCAATACATAAAATTGGAAGAACATGTATAAAAGCCAAGAAACTGTAATACAAACTTACTTCTGGAACAACCAAAAGAGAAATACTTGCATAGAGAAGATCAATTGATATTCCTTGGAACTTGAATTTCATTACTGGGACATGAGCATCTGGAACTGGTTGAAGTTCAGTTACTTCTTCCATCTCAGATAGGATATTATGCAacacaataaaaaaatcttCCTGGAAAAACACTCTAATGTCAGGTAAAGATGGAACAAATGCTTTATTCACACTAGAAGAATAGAACTTAATATAAACCACCTCTCGATTCACATAAGATGGCCCAACACAGAGAGTGTCGATGTCAGCCCCCGGCCCATGTACCTGTCAAGAATAAATCTTTACTTATAAACTATAACATCCCAAATCTTTATTGATAAACTAAAACATCCTTTTATTTCAACATTCTAAGTATCAActggcaccaaaaaaaaaaaaaaagatcacacGGCATCTGGGTCTTTACCCAAATATTTCCCGTAATGTGTATGAAAATCTCACTTAATATAAGATTTTACAACTTTAAGCCCACTTGTGATTTGAAGGAAATATTGGGGGCAGGATCCAgcaaagaacaaaaatttatcTTATGCCATTAAAAGTAACGCCTGTGAAATTCATACTTACACCCAAACGGTAGGACCCAAAGGTGATAATGACAGCATTTGCATCTTCTACCATCTGATCTGTGTAGCCTCTTTGACGAGTTAGTAGCTTGACCCACCCTTTTACAACCTACGTAAAGGTTAAGTTGGACAAAACCATTATTTTAAACACATGAAGTATAAAAAACGAAATATATAAAGACTCAAGTGATGAAGTACAAGACCATCCAGTCTCATTGTAGAAAAGATTTTCTTTAGCTAACTggtctttccttttccttcaaACCGCATTTGTGCATTAATTGGAACAAGTCACGTCTGGTTGTGTATTCAAATGTGGCAGACAAGGCCTGCcacaatcatatatataattgtaggGGACAAAACCAAATATCATGCCAAAATTAGCAACAATCAAATATAGATTACTATACAATTAGCAATACATTCGTTTCAAATCAGACACAGTGTTATGAATGCACTACCATTAAAGATATAAATCTTGGGCATCTCCAATATTGACGATTGGGTATGTTCTAGAAGCATAACACTATAAAGAGAACCAACAAATATACCCTCGTATGAGACGCCATAACACTATAAATATAACCCATCGTCCaataaacaaaaccaaaaaataaacaaattgataCCTGATCTATGCGGCCAAGAACCTCTTCTCTCCTTGCGCCTTCTTCTTTGCTCTCGTAAAGCCCAGAATCAATCAAGAACTACGAACATTCAATgaaaaacgaaaaataaaatCGTTAAATTGCAATTGAACTAAATGAAAAGAGCCCAACCTGGCAATTCAAagatttcaagttttggaaaaataaatttaagtaaaaaaaaaaaacgtactTTTTCCAATTCGATATTTCTCTGAAGATCAGCCTCAGTGGGCCCTGCAACAGAGATTGGCTTTGTGATGCCGTACTTCTTCGCTGGCTGCGAAGTCGGCTGAGACCCATTTGGACTCCCAGAAACCACCATCTCAGCGCCACGAAAACAAACCCGAAGCCGCCCAAATCTGTGCCTATCCCACTATACAGATTatgccccccaaaaaaaaaaaaaaaaaaaaaaaaaagagagagagagaaaacaacAAGTTTGAGTGATAACGGATCTAGTACCAActgtttccttcttttttttcccctgctaATTGCATCGGATAAATAAGGATTCAAACATATAATGGAATTAGTACAGAGACCACTAAATAATGAACTACCGAAACATCAGTTTCTGAACAagtacaaaaatgaaaataaataaacaaacaaagacAGATCCAAACCCTAAGAAACCGGTCTTACGCAGAGAGAGGTATGGCGGGGGTGCGCGAAAGACCGAGGAGGGAAGAGAGAAACAGCGCTGGCAGTTTGGCTGGTGGATTAAGGCCGCGTTTGGATGCTTTAGATTAGATGTGGAATTAATTAAGATCTTGTACACGTTATTTCCAGCTAAgcttccattttcttttctgtCTCTTTACTTTTCTGGGTGATTTCGCagacagaaaataaaataaaaataaatttcagtCATTTCACTCTATTTGTTTCCTAACTtctaattttaacaaaatctcccaaaaaaaattattttttatttataatttttttttatcaaatcagATAATGAATTTTTCAATCATAAATCAGATATGATTTTGGAAGAGGTAGATCACACTAATTAAACTATTATGCATTTTATTGTAAGAATTAAAAActattatgtattttatttattaaaaaacaacTATGTGTTTCTTGCTgtgcaataaaattaaaacgtTAATTTAAGTATTTTCTATGCGTTATTATGTGCAacattttaatacaatattgttGTAGATATGTTTAATTAGTTGTCATTGTATTTCTAGAATTGcatcaacataaaataaaacagaTTTCTTCTTGATCAATAAACAAAACACAATCTACTGGTCGAAAATTTTAACTGGTATTactttaattaaagttttaactTTCAACGCGATGACTATTTATAAGTCATTAAtgatatttacaaataaataataaatagaacttGTGCTTGTGGatgcttttgtaatttcattCTTGATTTTTGGACGCGGCTTTGTTCTATTTGGAATTACAGGTAGGATAACAGACATAACGCCGCCAACGCGTTTTCTCGTTTGGTCCGTAAAATAAGATTGTCATTTGTCATTTCGATTTAGACGCCGTTATGCCATAAGGCGCCAAAGAAAATTTGTAGCCGCCCTTAGTTGACCAGCCGCCACATCTTcttatttccttctttttaaaaaaagaaattgatactTTTCTTTGGTCtgaaaactttattttctttcagcaggaaaaaaaaaacaaacttatatttcttttacttttttattatgcCTACTCTGAAAGAAACACAATTGTCTTGTGTTTTTTATTCCTTGCAAATTTGCAATTTCTTAAGCTagaaagttctatttttttttttcacctatgTACATTGACGAATTCactattttataaaacaaacaaacagtTTGTATTTTgtacaaaaattaaacaaactagctaaatttgaattatttcacttcaatttgttttcataaaacaatcatgaaatgttatatattttcttaaaacagTCATGACTTGTTTATCTGTACCATTcctgtcttttttttcttttcttttttttgttttttggttacaGTTGGTAAAGCGTTAACAGGAATGGTAAAGTtcaagcacaaaaaaaaaaaaaaaaaaaaaaaaaaaaaaaaaaaaactgtaacaTTACAGAAGCAAAATATTGAaacttatttcttttaaagacaGCTGTTACCAAAAAACGAGTCAGGTAATAATATAACCCCTTAAAAAAGTTGATTGAGAATGTCAACTCATTTACaaacaatattataaatttatataaaataaaaaagacgtTAAGCAATTTATAGGACAAATTTATGTCTTAAGCAACGTGTTAAGCAATTTAATATTgtagaaaatttattaattaataaattaatgttaaaagtaTCACTTAATCTActctttctctttatttatatatatatatcataatttaactgatttatattaattataattattttgaatatatttacttatatttaaattatattactaGGAAGTATCGGTAGATTAAGGTGACTCAAGCTCTATTAACAACAGTATTAAAGATTCAATGATTCAAcgtgaaaaaaacaaagaaaaagaaaaagaggtggTGCAGATTAGAAAATCACTCAATTTCAGTGCATGTccaaataaattatacataacAAAAAATCTTTCATGAAACGAAAAGCTTGGAAAGAGattgtgatttttctttttcatatatatatatatatatatatttttttttttttttctatttgagaTAAGAGAAATGCTATTCACATTGGAGAAAAATCTCTCTGCAGttccataatttttaaatttcaataataccCTTACtgaatgtttttcattttttattttttttggacgaATTTTATCAAAGTCTGCCTCTCCACTTTGTCTTCCTCTTCTATGCTTCATTGTCAGAATTTCTACAAATGGCATTGTCGACATGGTGGACCTTCTCCGACGAGGCTTCTCACTCATGACCCAACCCTAACTCTAAGCGAATGACAATTCTCTTTGCCTTCTCTTCACCTTGGCTTTCTCTACCTCTCTCTTATTGCCAATCTCACGTTGTTTTCTACAGtaagctattttttatttttaattgatttcctTTGTGAAAATATGTTCTTTGGGATGAGTTGAGAAAGAAAGCTTTTGATCAGAGGGTAAAATGGTGAGACCCAATATTATAATGGCTATAATAGTCTCATCTCTGAGTTGTTTAAATTCGGCTAACATTGTAGCCAACCATGGCAACAATAGTTGGTGGTTTGGTGACTGCACTCAGCAGGTTGACGGTGTTCTTGCGGTACCAACAACATAGCAACCGGTTCGTAATTattaggaagaagaagaacaaagtaaaatttgaattttgaaaactaaaaaaaagaaaaatacatcgTGGAGATTTTGGTCATTTTAAATGTTTATGGGAGTGTATAGAGTAGTTTTTGCATTGCAAAAAGAACTACTCTTTAGATAATCTGTTGATTTCTTTTGATTGGTTTCCGCAAATATTGTCACTGTCAGTGCCGAACCAATACCGTAGAGTCGCAAACCAGCTGTGCTACTCACATTTCCTCAGTCAGCGCTCAGTGCTCCAAAAGCATATATATGCCTTCGCGCTTCTCCCCTCTCCTCCGCAACCTCCACTCGCCATTCGCTTCCTCGGTTCGAATGGCGCGTGCTGCTCAACGCGCCGCCGTTGTTCCTCTTAACCTCACCTCAACCATCACTTCCTCGTCTCGCACTGCCTCGTATTTAGGCGTTGTTTCCCATGCCAATGGACTCGATGCTTCTTCGGCCTCGAAATTTTCGCTATTCGGTCGGAGATTTCACGCTCTGTGCGGAGGTGAGCGGGAGGTTCTAAAACCCTTGCGGAAGATTTGCGCTTCGCAGAGGGACTATCGGAAGGTGAGGAGGCGAGCGGCGAAGAGCAAGGAGAAGGAATTGGAGCTCAATGTCAGCATTTGCATCGAAGAAGATTTGCCTGATGATCctgaaattttggtatttcGCTCTCTCACTTGCTGTTCTCTGCATAAGCTTTTTCCACACCACCACGCCACCACGTGTTTGTGTAAACGTTTCTTACTGTAATATACAGCTGAAATTAAATGTATAATACTCCATAGTAGTTATCAAAATGCAGCTCTCTGGTTTCATCTCCCATATTTCGTGCTCGTGAATTTGCATAGCAATTTTAGTttgagctttttcttttttttcttcctcatttACGTGTATTGGAGGAAACGTTTTGCATAGGAAATGATTCGTAGCTATGTTTTCTGTTATCTGCTTCAGTTAAAAGATTTGTCCAATTCATAGTTCTTCTTGACTATGCCGCAGAGTATCGCAGAAATACTTCGTTTAAATGTTCCGATGGCCATGAAGTTAGCATTTGAAGGTTTGAAAGATTCAAAGTACAAAACCAGGGATACTGCTATTAAGGatgttggtggatttgaaagtGTTGAGATCTCCTTGCTTCTTTGCAATGATGAATTTATCCGCAAACTTAACAAAGAATGGAGGGACGAGGATCATGCTACCGATGTTCTCTCGATGTCACAACATATCCCTGATCTTAAGCTTCCAATTGTAAGTAAATTGTAGTTGTTATTAGATGGAAGGGCATATTTTGAGGAATAACACTTTGACATGCTTTGTTTTGCAGCTTATGTTGGGTGACATTGTTATTTCTGTTGAGACAGCGGCAAGACAAGCGGAGGAAAGAGGACACACTCTCATTGATGAGATACGCATTCTCATGGTTGGTTTATACTATCTTTCAATTGACTTTACTAAATTAAATAACTGGAGTTTTGGCTGGGACATTGGGAACAGAAAGTGGGTCGTTTTATTCTTAGGGAATATTTAACTGTTTCCTTAGGTTGAAAGAAATAACCACTATAAGGGCCTGGCTGGCATCAAAAGATGGTGTTTATGTATGTGTGTATTAGCGGTTGTGGTTTTTAATTTCTGTCTGCACAGAAGAGGAGGAAGGTGAAGAGACAAGCGAGGGCATATCGAAGTTGACTATGCTGTCTTTAGCTTATAAGaagctcaaaattttttttttattttttattaaaacaatgTTATATAAAATGACAACGTACTGCAGGTCCATGGGCTCTTACATCTTTTGGGATTTGATCATGAGATTAGTGAAGAGGCAGAAGTGGAAATGGAGAAGGAGGAGGAACATCTCTTAAAAAGTCTTGGGTGGAAGGGGAAAGGATTAATTCAAAGTGCATATGATGCTGAAACAAATGGCAATTCATATGAGGAAAAAGCTTCAGATGGTAATTTCTCCTTTTATGAGTTAGATAATTAATATTGTAGTTGGCTTCTTCTTCTATAGATAGACCTTCTGATTTGACATATACTTCATTCATGTCAATGCGACAATGTTCTATACCAAAGCTAGTAGAGAGAATATCTTACAGGTGAATTGTCAAAAGACAGGAAGAAAGAAGGCAGCCTTCGATTTTATAAGCCAAAGTTCCGTTATATCTTCTGTGACATGGATGGTGAGAGCAAGTTTATAATGTTTTGCATGTTTAGTTTCACTCTATTCTTAGCTTGTCTTAAtttgttacattattttattttattttatttttttttggtacatacTAGGTACACTGCTAAACAGCAAAAGTCAAATTAGTTCAACAACTGCCAAGGCTTTGAAAGAGGCCTCATCAAGGGGTGTGAAAGTGGTGATAGCTACAGGAAAAGTAAGAGAAATCTTTCTAATTCAGTATCAGAATAATTTAGCAAGTGTTTTTTAATATCTTGATGCATTTAGTACTTTTTAGTGATCCGTCTGTTGTAATTTTCTTATGGTTTATTATTTCTGGTATTACTTTTTATATCAGCTTTGTGTTTCTATAAGCTTGATAAATTCTCTGATCCTGGTTCTTGCTTAATTTCGAAACAGACTCGTCCAGCTGTTATAAGTGCTTTCAAGATGGTAGATTTAACTGGAAATGGTGGCATTGTTTCTGAAGTTTCTCCTGGGGTTTTCCTACAGGTTTATCGTTTTCCTTTTgaagttttcaattttcaatttgtttcttgTTATCTTGAGGTTTAatgtttcaaaaattgatccTATTCTCTTGGCAAACACTTTTGCATCTGCTATTCaggtattttatctttttattttcatttttttaaatcggGATTACAATAAGTTCTACTTTAAAGGGGAGGAGGAGGTGACTCAAACCCACGACATTAAAGGTGGGGGTGTGAGGCATACTATGTGGCCAACCTCACTTGTCAGACCTTTTATCTTTATAAATTGGCGTATTTGTAAGATGTAGATAACTTCCTCACCTTGTCTATActtgaaaatattttctacCAAATTTTATAAGTAACATTTGTCCCTTGGAAAGATGGGTTAGTCAGATATAAGAGGACTATGAAATCCACTTTCatcccatatatttttttatactatgCGTGAATAGTGAAATACTATAGTTTCTATAGAGTGAATTATAGACTGTGTTCTTAAATTGAAGTATGTCAAtcctagtttttaaaaaaaatttcagtactTACTATCTGTTCTGTACTTAATTTCAGGGGTTGCTTGTTTATGGTAGACAAGGTCAGGAAATTAACAGAACGAATTTGGATCTGAATGTCTGCAGAGAGGTAACACTCATCGTATGTTATTATTAACCTGTTCTCATTGATTCATTTAACGACATGAGATTCCTGTGACTAAAGTATAGGCAATGACTTGAATTTGTTGGAGTCTGTATGTAGGCAACTTCCTTGTAACCTAGTTATCTCTTCCTGGATATTTTGTTAAGTTTCTATAGCTTTATTATGAGACCACATTACTATAAATCTGGATTGGCATAATGATTTGTaggttagagagagagagagagagagagagagagaaggaacaATCATTCATTTGGCATTAATAAATATCCATTTCCAACCTGACAAGGTACAGTGCAGTTTTTTAAGGTTTGGATTAAAAGTAAGATAAACTTCAATATTCATCCTCAACCATAGGggcaaaattagaaaaatataccACTTCAACTAACTGAGATGGCATGGAAGAATTTATTCCCCAAATGCATGCCTGCACTATGATGATTTGTCCTTCAAAGTGCAGGCATGCATTTACTCTTGGGAGAATAAGGTTCCACTTATTGCATTGAGCAAGGATCATTGCTTAACTCTTTTGATCACACAGTGGTTGACTCATCGCATGCTAAAGGTGCCAATGGATTGATAGCATCTTTTTCATACTATTTATTTCTGTTAATCCCAGACTGACTACTtcttaacattattattatggaaatcttggtatatatattttaaaaaaaaatgaagaagatagTGATTTGTCCTTCAAAGTGCAGGCATGCATTTACTCTTGGGAGAATAAAGTTCCACTTATTGCATTCAGCAAGGATCGTTGCTTAACTCTATTTGATCACCCAGTGGTTGACTCATTGCATACTATATATCATGAGCCAAAGGTGCCAATGGATCGATAGCATCTCTCTCATACTAATTATTTCTGTTAATCCCAGACGGACTTCTTCCTAACATTATTATCATGAAAATCTTTGTAGGCAGAGATAATTCCTTCAGTTGATCAACTCTTGGCTACTGCTGATGTTCAGGTATAGCCTCTCTCTCTATGGCATAGAGATAGTGAaagtaacttcttcttcttctttctttcccttttggATATAGAGAATGTAAAGTTGCTCCCTCAAGTTGGgaccattttacttttgttttgtttcaaaTGGTCTGAAATTCTTACTGAGAGTTTATGCATATGCATGACATTTGCCGTTTGGATTGTCCACTCAGTTATACTTGGAAACCCTTAGTTCATTACAACACTTCACTGGAGAAAAATTAAAGAACCTGTTTAAAGCCCTTGGACCAGTTTGTTACAGTTTGACATGGTCACAAATATAAGATGAACAAACATAAGGGTTTTTGCTTTGGGTTCTTATCGCAAACGCCTTTGGAATGTACAGAAATTGATCTTTGTGGACACTGCTGAGGGAGTCGCTACTTCTCTTAGGCCATACTGGTCAGAAGCAACCAAGGGTCGTGCTAATTGTGTTCAAGCTGTGCCAGACATGCTTGAAATTGTCCCCCCTGGAACTTCAAAAGGCAGTGGAGTGAAATTGCTGCTTGATCATCTACAAATCTCTCCAAAGGAGGTATGGCTAAGTTATTTGTGTTTAGCCGTTTTATCTTCTCTCTCTGGTGAAATTTCTTATATACCTTAATCTATCTATGAAAATCACTGCCACCGATTTCAAAATGCTGTTTAAATTTTGCCGAGGTTACAAATGTTCACATATTACCACTGCCAGATAGCACTGCTCCACACTCTGGAGCCTATCCGCACATGTTTCTGAATTTTCCTGTCATGTCAGCTTGGAAGTTGTCAGACAAAACAGCGACTAGTTAATGGGATATCTTTCATGAAATGGTTGAAATATCTTTTAGCCAGCCAACCCACAAATGAACTGTGTGAAATTTGTTAATGCTTTTGAGCTCAATACATTTCTAGTATTCATTATATGCTTATTCTGATTCTAGTACTAACCATAATAATTTGTTTCTGTAGATAATGGCTATTGGGGATGGGGAAAATGATGTTGAGATGCTTGAGCTGGCCTCTCTAGGCATTGCTCTCAGTAATGGATCAGAGAAGACAAAAGGGGTCGCTGATGTAATTGGTGCCAGCAATGACGAAGATGGTGTAGCTGATGCTATTTACCGGTATGCATTCTGAGcttcaaataaaaaacagtGGATATTAAGTTGGTTGAGGCATACAGGAATTTATCAAagtaacttttttgtttttctttcaatagAATTTATAAGGTGAACCTAGCTAAAAGATTGACGAATTTGACAAATTTTGGCATGATATTTGTAAATGACTTCACTCTATTCATAAGCGGGTGATATTACTTGAGAAAATCTAGCAAATAAAATATacctattttttaatattagaaaatgGACAACCaatgattatttgtttttatcgtCTGATTATGCTGGTCGGTTTAAGCACTTTTTTTACTATGGGAATAAGAATAACATCCTCgtattgttttaaaatattatttccaatttttttttttttttttgttgggggggTCTTTCATATATGGACGTTCAatagcattttgctagtgcgaGTCACCAATCCCGAATTTCACGACTGGAAAGGTGGAAGGGAATTTCATATATGATCTAAATTAGATTTTGCAAATTAGGAGAGCAAAGCTAAGGCAATGAACATGATCTCTATAAGTTGTTCTCCATCCAAAGGAAGAAGTTACATACACAACCGGAGTTCATCTCATAGAATCTGTTTTTCCGTAggtaaaaacacaaaaaatcctaataaataaaacagaggaCCTCGTCACACACaagaaaataagaaacaaaGTCTTGTCACTTGTGTATTCAAAAGAGAAGAGCTATGCAGGGGGAGGACGAAAGAAATCCTTTACTGCTAAAGAATTGGAAGAACCCCTGGCGTTTTTCTTTGATATTGTAGTCTTGGGGGAATGTAATGGTCTATGTCCTCTCTTCACGAAATGGATTTCTTTCGTTGCTAAATCTTTTGCGCAACT includes the following:
- the LOC107420912 gene encoding nuclear poly(A) polymerase 4 isoform X2, which translates into the protein MVVSGSPNGSQPTSQPAKKYGITKPISVAGPTEADLQRNIELEKFLIDSGLYESKEEGARREEVLGRIDQVVKGWVKLLTRQRGYTDQMVEDANAVIITFGSYRLGVHGPGADIDTLCVGPSYVNREEDFFIVLHNILSEMEEVTELQPVPDAHVPVMKFKFQGISIDLLYASISLLVVPEDLDIANGSVLYDVDEQTVRSLNGCRVADQILKLVPNVEHFRTTLRCLKFWAKRRGVYSNVTGFLGGVNWALLVARVCQLYPSAIPSMLVSRFFRVYTQWRWPNPVMLCSIEENELGFPVWDPRRNPRDRFHHMPIITPAYPCMNSSYNVSISTLRVMMEQFNHANRITEDIELNKAQWSCLFEPYRFFEAYKNYLQVDIIAADAVDLLTWKGWVESRLRQLTLKIERDTNGMLQCHPYPHEYADTSKPCPNFAFFLGLQRKEGVRGQEGQQFDIRGTVDEFRQEINMYMFWKPGMDIYVSHVRRKQLPAFLFPDGHKRSRMLRHVSLDAEKSCEEASGFQSGSAEKNAKRKADSETMDLKSTRPEKQAFISPQPPESASPESCASRSGITSHTSFNDRVIVESLTMVDRDSSSEMRSSGHLDSEKCTLANDVEMVNTMHESINLEEQASVSEHSLPGVGNKVKLLDLVEKPYYQMESVASCAVACSEFKGTNQIGLNGEDLLFVDTMSVKGKSYTGRLLGWTKGAVDIDQELNKPCNHTAGIMNVCTNQAPAHGTSIAR
- the LOC107420912 gene encoding nuclear poly(A) polymerase 4 isoform X7, translating into MQLAGEKKEGNSWHRFGRLRVCFRGAEMVVSGSPNGSQPTSQPAKKYGITKPISVAGPTEADLQRNIELEKFLIDSGLYESKEEGARREEVLGRIDQVVKGWVKLLTRQRGYTDQMVEDANAVIITFGSYRLGVHGPGADIDTLCVGPSYVNREEDFFIVLHNILSEMEEVTELQPVPDAHVPVMKFKFQGISIDLLYASISLLVVPEDLDIANGSVLYDVDEQTVRSLNGCRVADQILKLVPNVEHFRTTLRCLKFWAKRRGVYSNVTGFLGGVNWALLVARVCQLYPSAIPSMLVSRFFRVYTQWRWPNPVMLCSIEENELGFPVWDPRRNPRDRFHHMPIITPAYPCMNSSYNVSISTLRVMMEQFNHANRITEDIELNKAQWSCLFEPYRFFEAYKNYLQVDIIAADAVDLLTWKGWVESRLRQLTLKIERDTNGMLQCHPYPHEYADTSKPCPNFAFFLGLQRKEGVRGQEGQQFDIRGTVDEFRQEINMYMFWKPGMDIYVSHVRRKQLPAFLFPDGHKRSRMLRHVSLDAEKSCEEASGFQSGSAEKNAKRKADSETMDLKSTRPEKQAFISPQPPESASPESCAIQR
- the LOC107420912 gene encoding nuclear poly(A) polymerase 4 isoform X1, giving the protein MQLAGEKKEGNSWHRFGRLRVCFRGAEMVVSGSPNGSQPTSQPAKKYGITKPISVAGPTEADLQRNIELEKFLIDSGLYESKEEGARREEVLGRIDQVVKGWVKLLTRQRGYTDQMVEDANAVIITFGSYRLGVHGPGADIDTLCVGPSYVNREEDFFIVLHNILSEMEEVTELQPVPDAHVPVMKFKFQGISIDLLYASISLLVVPEDLDIANGSVLYDVDEQTVRSLNGCRVADQILKLVPNVEHFRTTLRCLKFWAKRRGVYSNVTGFLGGVNWALLVARVCQLYPSAIPSMLVSRFFRVYTQWRWPNPVMLCSIEENELGFPVWDPRRNPRDRFHHMPIITPAYPCMNSSYNVSISTLRVMMEQFNHANRITEDIELNKAQWSCLFEPYRFFEAYKNYLQVDIIAADAVDLLTWKGWVESRLRQLTLKIERDTNGMLQCHPYPHEYADTSKPCPNFAFFLGLQRKEGVRGQEGQQFDIRGTVDEFRQEINMYMFWKPGMDIYVSHVRRKQLPAFLFPDGHKRSRMLRHVSLDAEKSCEEASGFQSGSAEKNAKRKADSETMDLKSTRPEKQAFISPQPPESASPESCASRSGITSHTSFNDRVIVESLTMVDRDSSSEMRSSGHLDSEKCTLANDVEMVNTMHESINLEEQASVSEHSLPGVGNKVKLLDLVEKPYYQMESVASCAVACSEFKGTNQIGLNGEDLLFVDTMSVKGKSYTGRLLGWTKGAVDIDQELNKPCNHTAGIMNVCTNQAPAHGTSIAR
- the LOC107420912 gene encoding nuclear poly(A) polymerase 4 isoform X5, coding for MQLAGEKKEGNSWHRFGRLRVCFRGAEMVVSGSPNGSQPTSQPAKKYGITKPISVAGPTEADLQRNIELEKFLIDSGLYESKEEGARREEVLGRIDQVVKGWVKLLTRQRGYTDQMVEDANAVIITFGSYRLGVHGPGADIDTLCVGPSYVNREEDFFIVLHNILSEMEEVTELQPVPDAHVPVMKFKFQGISIDLLYASISLLVVPEDLDIANGSVLYDVDEQTVRSLNGCRVADQILKLVPNVEHFRTTLRCLKFWAKRRGVYSNVTGFLGGVNWALLVARVCQLYPSAIPSMLVSRFFRVYTQWRWPNPVMLCSIEENELGFPVWDPRRNPRDRFHHMPIITPAYPCMNSSYNVSISTLRVMMEQFNHANRITEDIELNKAQWSCLFEPYRFFEAYKNYLQVDIIAADAVDLLTWKGWVESRLRQLTLKIERDTNGMLQCHPYPHEYADTSKPCPNFAFFLGLQRKEGVRGQEGQQFDIRGTVDEFRQEINMYMFWKPGMDIYVSHVRRKQLPAFLFPDGHKRSRMLRHVSLDAEKSCEEASGFQSGSAEKNAKRKADSETMDLKSTRPEKQAFISPQPPESASPESCASRSGITSHTSFNDRVIVESLTMVDRDSSSEMRSSGHLDSEKCTLANDVEMVNTMHESINLEEQASVSEHSLPGVGNKNSREQIRLDLMGRICCSLTQ